One part of the Glycine soja cultivar W05 chromosome 11, ASM419377v2, whole genome shotgun sequence genome encodes these proteins:
- the LOC114376590 gene encoding probable bifunctional methylthioribulose-1-phosphate dehydratase/enolase-phosphatase E1 produces the protein MAAIGLNGVKVGTTSSQAYLEGKAVKETRALMAELCRHFYTLGWVTGTGGSISMKVHDDSIPRPQQLILMAPSGVQKERMEPEDMYVLSHSGSVLSAPSPKPWPHKPPKCSDCDPLFKKAYEMRDAAAVFHSHGIESCLVTMINPLSKEFRITHMEMIKGIKGHGYYDELVVPIIENTAYEYQLTESFAKAIEDYPKATAVLVRNHGVFVWGDSWISAKTQSECYHYLFDAALKLHQMGLDWSTPNHGPIQSARRGLSIAGESNVSVKARKSNGDSDPLPRCVVLDIEGTTTPISFVSEVLFPYARDNVGRHLSLTYDTPETKADIKLLRSQVQSDLEQGIAGAVPIPPDDAGKQEVIAALVANVDAMIKADRKITALKELQGHIWKTGYENNELEGIVYDDVPEALEKWHALGIKVYIYSSGSRLAQRLIFGKTNHGDLRKYLSGFFDTTVGNKRETRSYVEISESLGVEKPSDILFVTDVYQEATAATAAGLEVIISIRPGNGPLPDNHGFKTIKSFSEI, from the exons ATGGCAGCCATTGGTCTGAATGGCGTAAAGGTTGGGACGACGTCGTCTCAGGCGTACCTTGAAGGCAAGGCAGTGAAGGAGACGAGAGCGTTGATGGCTGAACTGTGTCGCCATTTCTACACCCTTGGATGGGTGACAGGGACAGGTGGCAGCATCTCCATGAAGGTCCACGATGACTCCATCCCCAGGCCTCAACAGCTCATACTCATGGCCCCTTCTG GTGTTCAGAAAGAAAGAATGGAGCCAGAGGACATGTATGTGTTATCACACAGTGGGTCTGTCTTGTCTGCTCCATCTCCTAAACCTTGGCCGCACAAGCCTCCTAAGTGTAGTGATTGTGATCCACTTTTCAAGAAG GCATATGAAATGCGTGATGCTGCGGCTGTTTTCCACAGTCACGGAATAGAGTCTTGTCTCGTAACAATGATCAATCCATTATCAAAGGAGTTTCGA ATCACTCACATGGAAATGATAAAAGGAATCAAGGGGCATGGCTATTATGATGAACTTGTTGTCCCCATAATTGAGAATACGGCCTACGAGTATCAGCTCACGGAATCTTTTGCTAAAGCT ATTGAAGACTACCCAAAAGCAACAGCAGTGCTTGTTCGCAACCATGGGGTATTTGTCTGGGGAGACTCATGGATCAGTGCTAAAACACAG TCTGAGTGTTACCATTACCTCTTTGATGCTGCTctcaaacttcatcaaatgggaTTGGATTGGTCAACTCCAAATCACGGTCCAATACAAAGTGCAAGAAGGGGTCTAAGTATTGCTGGGGAGTCAAATGTGTCAGTTAAAGCAAGGAAATCTAATGGTGACAGTGATCCATTGCCA CGTTGCGTTGTTCTTGACATTGAAGGAACTACTACTCCCATATCATTTGTTTCCGAGGTTCTCTTCCCATATGCCCGTGATAATGTTGGGAGGCATCTATCTCTAACATATGATACCCCCGAGACCAAAGCTGATATCAAGTTGCTTCGTTCCCAA GTTCAAAGTGACCTTGAACAAGGGATTGCAGGTGCTGTGCCTATCCCTCCAGATGATGCTGGGAAACAGGAAGTCATTGCTGCACTTGTTGCCAATGTGGATGCTATGATTAAAGCTGATAGAAAGATCACTGCCTTAAAAGAGTTGCAG GGTCATATATGGAAAACTGGCTATGAGAATAATGAATTGGAGGGAATAGTTTATGATGATGTACCAGAAGCTCTAGAAAAGTGGCACGCCTTGGGTATAAAG GTATACATATATTCTAGTGGTAGCAGATTGGCTCAAAGGCTAATATTTGGAAAAACCAACCATGGGGacctaagaaaatatttatctgGGTTTTTTGACACTACAGTGGG GAACAAAAGAGAGACACGCAGTTATGTTGAAATTTCTGAGTCACTCGGTGTTGAAAAACCATCAGATATTTTATTTGTCACTGATGTATATCAAGAAGCCACAGCTGCAACGGCTGCAG GTTTGGAGGTGATAATTTCTATTCGACCTGGAAATGGACCCCTCCCTGACAATCATGGCTTCAAGACAATCAAATCCTTCTCGGAGATCTAA
- the LOC114376742 gene encoding VQ motif-containing protein 19-like: MEISSRLQERENHNHIHNHNHPSPMNSPTSNVSNCMSSSNSNGIQIPTPPLTPKTIPRSDSNPYPTTFVQADTSTFKQVVQMLTGSSDTTKQASQDPQPPSSSSSRNFNIPPIKAPPKKQQGGFKLYERRNSLKNSLMLNTLMPNFAYNHNNNSPSFSPRNNMPEILSPSLLDFPSLALSPVTPLNDDPFDKSSPSLGNSSEEDKAIAEKGFYLHPSPMTTPRDSEPQLLPLFPVTSPRVSSQSPS, from the coding sequence ATGGAAATCAGCTCAAGGCTTCAAGAAAGAGAGAACCACAACCACATCCATAACCATAACCACCCTTCTCCTATGAACTCTCCAACAAGCAATGTGAGCAACTGCATGAGCAGCAGCAACAGCAATGGCATCCAAATCCCAACACCACCACTCACTCCCAAAACCATTCCCAGATCTGATTCCAACCCTTACCCTACCACTTTTGTCCAAGCTGACACCTCCACTTTCAAGCAAGTAGTCCAAATGCTAACTGGCTCATCAGACACCACAAAACAAGCATCACAAGATCCACaaccaccatcatcatcatcatccagAAACTTCAACATACCCCCCATCAAGGCCCCACCAAAGAAGCAACAAGGAGGCTTCAAGCTCTATGAGAGGAGGAACAGCCTCAAGAACAGCCTCATGCTCAACACCTTGATGCCCAATTTTGCTTATAATCACAACAACAATTCTCCAAGCTTCTCACCAAGAAACAACATGCCTGAGATCCTCTCCCCAAGCCTTCTTGACTTCCCTTCCCTTGCTCTAAGCCCTGTTACACCATTGAATGATGACCCTTTTGACAAGTCCTCCCCTTCATTGGGGAACTCGTCAGAGGAGGATAAAGCCATAGCTGAAAAGGGCTTCTACTTGCATCCCTCTCCCATGACCACTCCAAGAGACTCAGAACCACAGCTCTTGCCTTTGTTCCCAGTTACCTCACCTAGAGTCTCATCACAATCACCTTCTTGA